A stretch of Eleutherodactylus coqui strain aEleCoq1 chromosome 2, aEleCoq1.hap1, whole genome shotgun sequence DNA encodes these proteins:
- the SWSAP1 gene encoding ATPase SWSAP1: MSRALLRVFRELSGSKGPADVGAVECGPHGAPALILGPPGCGMSGFMFMAAALAAEEEGAVLYVSPEPLQAVPRAGRAARDPLVFKQIRFVYPPSMKELLQFFSSLHLTSPPPSLLLVDGLERYLPPTCSLHDGAHISALMLDSISHLHCGLLVSAAPNSEGTDGPFLAVERYFPNRCLVYHDLSSGGKEQVFKVSFMSPRPQWTLHIEEDGSVRVSPCVTVEDQCEIKD, encoded by the exons ATGTCACGGGCGCTTCTGCGGGTGTTTAGGGAGCTGAGCGGCTCCAAGGGGCCGGCTGATGTTGGGGCTGTGGAGTGTGGCCCGCATGGAGCCCCGGCGCTGATCCTGGGGCCCCCGGGCTGCGGAATGAGCGGGTTTATGTTCATGGCGGCGGCTCTGgcggcagaggaggagggagcggTGCTGTACGTGAGCCCGGAGCCGCTGCAGGCTGTGCCCAGAGCGGGGAGAGCCGCCCGGGACCCCCTCGTATTCAAG CAAATCCGCTTTGTGTACCCGCCTTCTATGAAGGAGCTTCTTCAGTTTTTCTCCTCGCTCCATCTAacgtctcctcctccttctctcctcttggTTGATGGACTGGAGCGATACCTTCCACCCACATGCAGCCTACATGATGGAGCTCATATCTCTGCCCTGATGTTGGACTCCATATCCCACTTGCACTGCGGCCTCCTAGTATCTGCGGCACCAAACTCGGAAGGAACTGATGGTCCGTTTCTGGCCGTCGAAAGGTACTTCCCAAACCGGTGCCTGGTGTATCACGATCTATCATCAGGGGGCAAGGAGCAAGTGTTTAAGGTGAGCTTCATGTCTCCAAGACCACAGTGGACCCTACACATCGAGGAAGATGGCAGTGTCCGAGTCAGTCCTTGTGTGACCGTAGAGGACCAATGCGAAATAAAGGACTAA